The following proteins are encoded in a genomic region of Rhodoferax aquaticus:
- the cobJ gene encoding precorrin-3B C(17)-methyltransferase — MTTPLATGTLCIAGLGPGDAQLVTPEVTAAIEAATDIVGYIPYVARIAPRPGLTLHASDNRVEMDRARAALHMAAEGKQVVIVSSGDPGVFAMAAAVFEALEGRPDWQALDIRVLPGITAMLAAAAKAGAPLGHDFCAINLSDNLKPAELIEARVRAAAGADFAMAFYNPRSASRPHTFGRVLQVLLEACGPNRLITFARAVSTPEETLLTVRLGEATPEMADMRTVVIVGNSATRHVGRFVYTPRSAL; from the coding sequence ATGACCACACCGCTGGCGACCGGCACGCTGTGCATCGCCGGCCTGGGGCCGGGCGACGCGCAACTGGTCACGCCCGAAGTAACCGCCGCCATCGAGGCCGCCACCGACATCGTGGGCTACATCCCCTACGTGGCGCGCATTGCGCCGCGCCCCGGCCTGACGCTGCACGCATCCGACAACCGGGTCGAGATGGACCGCGCCCGCGCCGCCCTGCACATGGCCGCCGAGGGCAAGCAGGTGGTGATCGTGTCGTCTGGCGACCCCGGAGTGTTTGCCATGGCGGCGGCGGTGTTTGAAGCGCTGGAAGGCCGGCCCGACTGGCAGGCGCTCGATATTCGCGTGCTGCCCGGCATCACCGCCATGCTGGCTGCGGCAGCCAAAGCGGGTGCGCCCCTGGGCCACGACTTTTGCGCTATCAACCTCAGCGACAACCTCAAACCCGCCGAGCTGATCGAGGCCCGGGTGCGCGCCGCCGCCGGGGCCGACTTTGCGATGGCGTTTTACAACCCCCGCTCCGCCAGCCGCCCACACACCTTTGGCCGCGTGCTGCAAGTGCTGCTGGAAGCCTGCGGCCCGAACCGCCTGATCACCTTTGCCCGCGCCGTGAGCACCCCCGAAGAAACGCTACTCACCGTGCGCCTGGGTGAGGCCACCCCCGAGATGGCGGACATGCGCACCGTGGTCATCGTGGGCAACAGCGCCACCCGCCACGTGGGCCGCTTTGTCTACACCCCGCGCTCGGCGCTATGA
- a CDS encoding precorrin-2 C(20)-methyltransferase, whose amino-acid sequence MGRILCAGLGPGDPDLMSVRSDRAIRAATHVAYFRKKGRPGQARRIVEGMLLPGAIEYPMEYPVTTELPFDSPEYIHCLATFYDDWADRLATLAQTEDVLVLCEGDPFFYGSFMHLYTRLQGRTTVEVIPGIPGMVGCWSATGVPITWGDDVMTVLMGTLPEDELVRHMQTADALVVMKTGRNLPRVRSALAKAGRLEQAWLVERGTMPGERVMKLADVDGTDCPYFAIVLVHGSGRRPEVQE is encoded by the coding sequence ATGGGACGCATCCTCTGCGCGGGCCTGGGGCCCGGTGACCCGGATTTGATGAGCGTGCGCTCCGACCGCGCCATCCGCGCGGCCACCCACGTCGCCTATTTCCGAAAAAAAGGCCGCCCCGGCCAGGCGCGCCGCATTGTCGAAGGCATGTTGCTGCCCGGCGCCATCGAGTACCCGATGGAATACCCGGTGACCACTGAGTTGCCGTTTGACAGCCCCGAGTACATCCACTGCCTGGCCACGTTTTACGACGACTGGGCGGACCGCTTGGCCACACTTGCCCAAACGGAAGACGTGCTGGTGCTCTGCGAAGGTGACCCGTTTTTCTACGGCTCCTTCATGCACCTCTACACCCGGCTGCAAGGCCGCACCACGGTGGAGGTGATTCCCGGCATCCCCGGCATGGTGGGCTGCTGGTCGGCCACCGGCGTGCCCATCACCTGGGGCGACGATGTGATGACCGTGCTCATGGGCACCCTGCCTGAGGACGAGCTGGTGCGCCACATGCAAACCGCCGACGCACTGGTCGTCATGAAAACCGGCCGCAACCTGCCCCGCGTGCGCAGCGCGCTGGCAAAAGCCGGCCGCTTAGAGCAGGCCTGGCTGGTAGAGCGCGGCACCATGCCCGGAGAGCGCGTCATGAAGCTGGCGGACGTAGACGGCACCGACTGCCCCTACTTCGCCATCGTGCTGGTGCACGGCAGCGGCCGCCGCCCCGAGGTGCAGGAATGA
- a CDS encoding precorrin-8X methylmutase encodes MRHTYETDGDAIYRQSFAIIRAEAGLARFNAIEELAVVRMIHACGMVGLEAHVRFSEGMAEAARTALEAGAPILCDVRMVSEGITRTRLPADNPVISTLQDPSVRELAKSMGTTRSAAALELWRPHLAGAVVAIGNAPTALFHLLNMLQDPDCPRPAAIIGCPVGFVGAAESKVALMADLPAPSMVVHGRLGGSAITVAAVNALASRREI; translated from the coding sequence ATGCGCCATACGTATGAAACCGATGGCGACGCCATCTACCGACAGTCCTTTGCCATCATCCGCGCGGAGGCGGGCCTGGCCCGCTTCAACGCAATCGAAGAGCTGGCCGTGGTCCGCATGATCCACGCCTGCGGCATGGTCGGCCTGGAAGCCCATGTGCGTTTTTCCGAGGGCATGGCCGAGGCCGCCCGCACGGCGCTGGAAGCCGGTGCCCCCATTTTGTGCGACGTGCGCATGGTGAGCGAAGGCATTACCCGCACCCGCCTGCCGGCCGACAACCCAGTGATCTCCACCTTGCAAGACCCGTCGGTGCGCGAGCTCGCCAAGTCCATGGGCACCACCCGCAGTGCTGCGGCGCTGGAGCTGTGGCGCCCGCACTTGGCCGGGGCCGTGGTGGCTATTGGCAATGCGCCGACCGCCCTTTTTCATTTGCTCAATATGTTGCAAGACCCCGACTGCCCGCGCCCTGCGGCCATCATCGGCTGCCCGGTGGGTTTTGTGGGTGCAGCCGAATCCAAGGTCGCGCTCATGGCCGACCTGCCCGCCCCCAGCATGGTGGTGCACGGCCGCCTGGGCGGCAGTGCCATCACCGTGGCGGCAGTGAACGCACTCGCCAGCCGGAGGGAAATCTGA
- a CDS encoding cobalt-precorrin-6A reductase, with translation MIDNHGSDMARGSLRVLLLGGTTEASRLAQALAQAGVDAVFSYAGRTDAPIAQPLPTRVGGFGGVAGLQAFLQDQRITHVVDATHPFAAQMSSNAVQACAAASVPLLALERPAWQAQGGDMWTHVADMAAAVQALPDQPARVFLAIGKQNLAPFLACAQHWYLLRLVDPVLDLPAARGHVVLDRGPFTLQGDRALLQAHGITHIVSKNSGGAGAEAKLIAARELGLPVILIDRPYIPARTVLHSVNEVLRRLYCAGSY, from the coding sequence ATGATTGACAACCACGGTTCAGACATGGCGCGCGGCTCCTTGCGGGTGTTGTTGCTGGGCGGCACCACCGAGGCCAGCCGCCTGGCACAGGCCTTGGCGCAGGCCGGGGTGGACGCGGTGTTTTCTTACGCAGGCCGTACCGATGCGCCCATCGCCCAGCCCTTGCCCACCCGCGTGGGTGGCTTTGGTGGGGTGGCGGGGCTGCAAGCCTTTTTGCAGGACCAGCGCATCACCCATGTGGTGGACGCCACCCACCCCTTTGCCGCGCAAATGAGCAGCAACGCGGTGCAGGCCTGTGCAGCCGCTAGCGTGCCCTTGCTGGCACTGGAGCGGCCCGCCTGGCAGGCGCAGGGTGGCGATATGTGGACGCATGTGGCGGACATGGCCGCCGCGGTGCAAGCCTTGCCCGACCAGCCCGCCCGCGTGTTTTTGGCCATCGGCAAGCAGAACCTTGCGCCGTTTTTGGCGTGTGCCCAGCACTGGTACCTGTTGCGCTTGGTGGACCCGGTGCTGGACTTGCCCGCCGCGCGCGGCCATGTGGTGCTGGACCGGGGGCCCTTCACCTTGCAGGGCGACCGCGCCTTGCTGCAGGCCCATGGCATCACGCATATTGTTTCTAAAAACTCGGGCGGTGCGGGGGCCGAGGCCAAGCTCATTGCGGCCCGCGAGTTGGGGCTTCCCGTCATCCTGATAGACCGGCCTTACATTCCCGCTCGCACCGTGTTGCACAGCGTAAATGAGGTTTTGCGCCGTCTTTACTGCGCGGGTAGCTATTGA